The Hyalangium gracile genomic sequence GATCAACGTGCTCTACCTAGCCTGGAAGTGGGTGGACGAGCACCGCTTGGCGTTCCTCATCCCCTACCTGGTCCCCGGCAATCGCCGCCTCACCGACCAGGAACTCAGCGCCCTACCACCCGAGGGGGAAGAGAACGAAACGACAGAGGATCCACACCGGAAGCCACGGCGGCGTGAGCCGGATCCCCTCGCTCTCGGTGAGGTGGAGCAGGTGCCCCCCATCGGCGCAGGCTACAAGCGCCTGCACCAGTTCTGGGCAAACGCCCTCCGGGACAAGGCGTCCACGGGCCAAGTCATCATCCGGTTGCAGGAGAAGCAGGCGGAGCGCCTCCATCAGAAGGAGGGGCCGCTCCCGACACGAGGCCTGCTCGTGCCCTCCATCGCGGGAGACCTGGAACCACTGCGCAATCAGGAGCACGCCATCAACCGGCTGCAGAACAGCCAGGCCTGGCACTCGCCTGCTGAACCCCGGGCAACGCGAGGCCGTGGCCAAGGCACTGGCGGCGCCGGACCTCTGCCTGATCCAGGGGCCTCCAGGCCGGCCAGTCCCGCATGCCCATGCCCGGGTAGAACGCCCCAAAAGAAAACGCGGGTGGGGAACGTGTCCCTCACCCGCGCGGAAGTTCTGCTACTGACGACTACTGAGCCGGAGCCGGCGTGGGCGCGGCCGGAGCCGGAGCCGCCGGGGCCGGAGCCGCGGTGGCCGGAGCCGCTGCGGCCGGAGCCGGAGCCGCGGCGCCAGGAGCCGCCGCCGGCAGCTCACCGGCCTGACGCTTGGCCGAGTTCAGCCGCGCCTTCATCGCGCCGATGTACTGGCTGGCGGGATAGTTCGCCAGCGCCTCGCGGATCGTCGCCAGCGCGCGATCCAGCTGGTTGGTCTCCTGGTAGGACTGGGACAGCAGCACCATCGCGTAGTCACGCGTCTTGGACTTCTTGTCGCCCTCGACGAAGCGGGCCAGCAGCGGCACCGCCTTCTCGTGCTGGTTGATGCTGTTGTACGCCGCGCCCAGGAAGAAGGACGCGTCCAGCGCATCGGCCTCGCTGGGGTTCATCGCCATGAAGCGCGACAGATCATCCGCCGCGGCCTTCATGTCGTTGCGCCGGAAGGCGGCCTTGCCACGCTCGAAGGCCGAGTCACCGATCTCCTTGCGCAGCAGCGCCGCGCGGTCGGTGAGCGCCTGGCGCTCCAGCGCCGACAGCCGCGAGGTGTCCAGCTTCACCAGCGCGTCGATGCCCTTGAGCCGCTCGTCGCCCGGCAGCGTGGTCATCAGCTTGTACACGTCCGCGGCCGCGCGCTGCGCGTTCTGGTTGGCGGCCAGCTCCGCGCGCTGCTTCTCCAACTGCGAGGTGACGTCCGCCACCGACTTCTCCAGCCGCTCGCGCTCGGCGTCCGCGGTGGAGGTGCTCGCGCGGGTGGTCATCACGGCGCCGCCCACGGCCAGCACGGCGAACAGGGCGTAGGCCACGCCCGAGGAGATCCACTGACGGCGCTGGAAGTCCTCGTGGCGCTTGCCCACCGCCTTCACCTCGGCGTGGAGGTTCTTCAGGAGGTTGTCCGTCTTGATGACGAGGTTGCGTGCCTCGATCACCTCCTTGCGGATCTCCGTGAGCTCCTTGTCGACTTCTGGCTTGGTGGATTCAGCAGCTGCTGCCATGGACATCTTCCTGGTAGGCCCGGAAACAACATCGGCCGGCTCGCGCATCGTAAAGTTTCCCCTGGACGGTTCGACGACTTTCGGCACCGGGAACAGGGTCCCGGTACCCA encodes the following:
- a CDS encoding tetratricopeptide repeat protein; translation: MAAAAESTKPEVDKELTEIRKEVIEARNLVIKTDNLLKNLHAEVKAVGKRHEDFQRRQWISSGVAYALFAVLAVGGAVMTTRASTSTADAERERLEKSVADVTSQLEKQRAELAANQNAQRAAADVYKLMTTLPGDERLKGIDALVKLDTSRLSALERQALTDRAALLRKEIGDSAFERGKAAFRRNDMKAAADDLSRFMAMNPSEADALDASFFLGAAYNSINQHEKAVPLLARFVEGDKKSKTRDYAMVLLSQSYQETNQLDRALATIREALANYPASQYIGAMKARLNSAKRQAGELPAAAPGAAAPAPAAAAPATAAPAPAAPAPAAPTPAPAQ